A stretch of DNA from Lotus japonicus ecotype B-129 chromosome 4, LjGifu_v1.2:
CTCTCACTCTAAAAACCAACAGAATAGTTAATTTATGTGGTATAGTTTAATTCCTCTTAATAAGGGAAATTATTTTTCGTTTGAATAGtgcggaaaaaaaaaagttgtactGAGAGCTAGTAAAAGCCAATTTGAttacagtttttaaaaactatttttacttttaaaaactaaaaatttaaaaaactatttgttttaaaaaattgtttccAAAAACGGTTCccaatttcagtttttaaaactaaaataccGAAACAACTAAAATATATTTctgtttcagtttttaattttcagattaaaattttttaatattgaaaaacattTAATTCAAATCGTTTTCAGAAATTACAATCAAACAAACTAAATGTTTTTGCCTTGAAAATAATTAGATTTAACAATGAATTCATGTGACTTAAAAAAATGTCTCTacaaaaaaaagtggaaatCTAACTTTTTTCGTGGGGTACCATGAACAGTGAACACAAGGCTTCAATTGGATCACTTGCTAATGGTAAAAGCTGCCAGTTAACTACAATAGATATTAGATACTAACAAAAAGTGTGCTTAGATCCTGCCTGGTTGTCCTGCTTCTACAAGTTCCTTTTCCTAACCATGATACTGCTTCAAATACCAATAATGTGTTGAGGACTAAACCTCCATTGTGGAACTATTTGAGAAAAGGGAAATggtcaaagaagaaaaagaaggaaaagcaCTTATCTTATCAATCAGTAGTCAGCAAAAGGGAATGTACTGCAACTGCAAGCAATAGATTAGAATCGCGGGTTACTGGCTACACAATATATCTTTCTGTGAACCTACTGTTTTTGATGGATAAGTGAGTGCCTTTATTGTAGCCAAAAGTTTAGGCAACTAGCCGGAAAGAAAGTATAAAATCATGCTAGCAATATGCATCTATGTATATAAATAATCATTATAATAACATGAATGATGGGGGCAAGACACAGCATCACAGGAATGACTTTCTATTGATTTGAAAGTGAAAGCAGCTGGTTGTGGTTACTCtgtttcatttttcattaaatgTATCCATCCATGttatttttttactaaaaaatgTTTTGGGATGAAATGttatttttccattttcaaACCTATTTAGTTGGTAAATAAAAGGGAGAAGGACAATATAGCTTTTTTCAGCATCCTAAACCCTCAAGAGCTCACCCCATGTGTGCAATTTTGTAGTTGAATTACAAGAAAAAGGCTTGCTAGACCCAAGTTAcaagacaaaaagaaaaacaaaacaaaagaaagtacaagtgcatgcaatgcaagtACACAAGGGAGGACTAAGCTAAGGCTTCAATTATATTTAGACACTTAAATCATGCAATTAAACACATTACATGCCCCTCATTTTTCTAttcatcaatattttttttgtcacaCTCATCATATATCATATCTATTACTTATTTCtctgcttctttttctttctcaatccTTGTTTGTCAAGTGTCACCACCACGCACATGTCTTATAGTCATTTTCCTAGCTTCACTCCTTGATACAAGCAATCATTCAAAGCTCAGAAGAGTGGGTATCCCAAGTCTACATCCCCACCAAAGGGTGGAAATGATGGAGAACAGGTTGCTGATGAAGAAGCAATCTGGTTCATTAGCCCATAGCTTGGACAGTCAGTGATTTGATACTCATATAATGTATCCATGCACCTATCTTCAACCCTTAATGGGTTGTTAAATATAGCTGAAAGTTCATTGGAACTCCAATCCCATGAATGCTGATCCTCCCAGAAACCTTCACTTGGATAAGAAAACTCTGAAAAGCTAGAACGTGGTGGCATTTTTGTGGCTTCTTCAGAGAATGAAGCCATGCCAACATTTAGCTGATTAGCACTCTCCATAGAAATTGTGCTAATCTTTTGATCACTTGAAGTAGGTCTGAAACAATTATCAGGAACTATGCATTCCAGATAACCAGAGTTATTAGAATCATTGGAAAAGAAGAAATTTTCATCCTGAACTGACCCATATGAAGTTTCAGCACATATGGTGTTTGACTTTTTTTCACTGTGAGCATTGTCAAGCTGAGACATGCTATTCTGATTGGTTATTTGTTGTTTTCTCTGAGTAGTGTGAGTGAGTAGCTCTGAAGCTGGCAAGAGAGCTTGAACTCTAACATCATCCATAGGAGTAGTGGCTATAAGAGGTTGGAAATTGATGTCAGAGTAAACAAAGTTGGTTCTTGCTTGGCTTCCTTTCATGGACAGAGCAGCTCTGTCATAAGCCAGAGCAGCTTCTTGAGCAGTGTCAAATGTGCCAAGCCAATGCCTCTCTTTGGTTGAAGGGTCTCTGATTTCAGCGGCATAGCGACCCCATGGTCTTCTCCTAACACCAAGAAACCTTCCTGGTTCTGCTTGCTTCCTCTTACCTCTTCTCTCACCACAAGGAGAAGTGTTTCTTTGAAGAAGAGATAGGCACATTTGGGTTTGACTTGGATCATATGATGATCCTTTGAAGGAGGTTTTAGAGGTTGACATAGCTTGGAAAATGGCAAGGAAAATGTGGATTCAATGAGGTGAGAAAATGTTAAAGGTATTGTTGGAAGTTAAATAGTGCTAGCTAACTGAAGAGACTAGAGAGTGCTACAGAACAGAAGAATGGGGCTGCAGAAGGTAGGTGCAGTGTGAAGGTTATGTTATAATGAATGGGAGAGGTCTTGGGGAGTCTTTAAAGACTGTGACTTGATcatggggagaaagaaaaagtaaaattatttcataaatATTCGTACAATGCAGACATCCTACATATATTTAAAGTGAGAAATGAAAAGAATAGAGAAAAGTTAGGAATGTTATATGAtaaatatgataagaaaaaaaataaaaaaataataaagtatttATAGGGTGTCTACACTATTTAGGTGTATAAGTATCGTTCCGTGAAAGAAAAAGACATTTTGCCATGTCATTCCTCGGAAGACCATCCTCAACTTTCCACCCACTTTTAcaatctttctttttcttatttctaTTAAATCTCTTCCTCTCCATTCCATTTACTTAAGGCTTCAAACTAAACAGTGAAAATAAAGATTCCCTTTCAGTTGTCAAGTACTTTAAATGGGGTTCTACACGCTGCACTTGAGTTCATATTTCTTTGCAACAGTCACTTTCCTCCTAGTTCCAATGACAGACTAAAATGTGTTTTCTGTACCTCTGTAATAAGCACAATCAAAGATTCAATAACTTGCAAAATATACCTATTTCATTAGAATTTGAACCAATATTAAATAATGGAAAACTTAGTGAGCTAATTATTACATCAGGTCCATGCAAGGTATTGGGATTTGACAAGGATTGACAAAATTAAATCTTTATGCATATCAGTTCACGTGTCTAGGCTCAGCTAATCAACTAACTGGAATTGACATTCTAATTAGTATCTCTTTTGCATAATAATTGAGTGCACCGTAAACGGATTTTCATCCTAATTCATAAGAAAAGTTATGTTTGCTTTTCATCTTAAAGTGAGTGCTAACGTGTGTTTACACTTATATTGACGGATATTAAAACATAGTTGTtcaccaaaaaagaaaaaccttGCCCTGTGATTTTTAATTATGCATGAAGAAATGAGAAATCTGACATACATTTTCTGCCTTAATTTTTTGCTCTAGGCCTGATAGATATTGACCTAATAAGGTTTGTTTTTTGAGATAATACATGTAATGCTGGTTTTTGGAGAGTTTTCCTTGGTGACTTAATGATTGGTACAAATGAAATCTAATTATGCAGGAATCAATCACAGACAAAACCAGAAAAGGAAAACAACAGCTTAGTTTTGTCTACATGCTCCTAGAGAGTCTCAAACGTTTGAATTTGGAGCTGTTTCTAACATGTTAATCTTTGCATGACATTAATTCACTAGCTGCATGTATTATTATGCACATGTGAATCCGCGTTTTGTGCAACATAATCAACCAATTACATCGGAAGGTCTTGTTTGCTTCATGATTTTCAAAGGGAGCAGTTAAAATTATCTCTAAATACACACAGAAACATCTGAGAATTATAGATATTGTATGAGGCTTCCTTGTCTAGTGTTATGTAAACAACCCCACCGgagtagaaaaataaaatgctCCCTTGTGAAGGGCCCACCagacaattaaaaaaatattttgtcaACCTAAATGTGAATTTTCGATAATTTTATAGTACTGAAGACTCAATACATCTCACTCACAATGTGAccattattttcttatttcttttaGTTACCATTCATATCAGATTAAGATGATAAAGTATGTGAATGCTAGAAAATTTTCCAAACCCTGCAAtagtatttttctcttttttgggAAACCAATTGTAGAATTTtcaattatgagtttatttgtGTCAAACTGGTCATTATGGCGGTTGACCATGGTCTTAGGCTCTTAGCTCTTCCCTCTTCATAATGCTTTAGCACCCTGATATGATTATCTGGTTCAAGTTAGACTGTCAAGCAACAACAAATCAAGTGTTATAATTGGATCTTCACtgtcataatcaattttaagtATTTGCATGTTTCTTTCCACAAATTGATTCAGCTCTACAATCAATTATGATATATTTGTGGTGGAATAAATCAATTGTGAAATTTTACAACCAGATTTCATAGTAATGTGCCTTACAATCACCTCTAAGGAGAAGCTACAAAATGTAGTTTATGGAGTTGTCATGCTTTGAAATTGTGTACTACTACTGATCCAAAAACACTATTAATGTGCTTCTTCTAGAGAATTCACATTTGTATTTTCAAACAGAGTTTTGCTTAATCAAATATATTGTTATGCTTGTCTTTCGAACCTATTATAGAGCATCTGCTAACAGCTTTAATCAAATATAGTCGTGTTGGACTATGACAACCTTGAACCTTCTAAGTATACACTGCAGAATTTTAAGGCTAAAGACACAAAATAGATAACAAAAACATTGATCGAGTACATGCTTCATGTGAAATGCCTTTTAGTTAATCACCTTTACTGTCTCTGATCTCCAAAAGCCATTATTTACAAAAAGGCTCTGGTCAAAAGGGCAAATGAAAAGTTTAAGGACACTTGCAACTAGACTCGGATCAAACCGCACCATAAGCTAAAAGCACAGTGGGACACATTGTTATTGATTCACAGCTCCTACAAAGAAACCATAATTTTACTCCTTTTGCAAATCACATGCATATATAACATTGGAAATAGCATAATACAATCATATCAAAATTGGTCAAGCCGTTTTGTTGTTTTTGACAGTCTTTCCACATTGTTTTGCAATTAGTGATGGCAGGTTGGCTCATATATAAACTTGGTTTTAGACCCACGGTGGGTCACCCACCATAAACTTGTGTCACAGAGATTCAACTAcaatttttcaatattaaacaATGATTTGTGTTTCTTAAGAATTGATTGAGTTTGAATCTAAGACCCTTGACTCCTCCACTAAAGATTCTAAGAGGCAGAAAGATAGTCTGTTAGCTCCACTTGGACCCCAAAGTGAAATGCCAAAATATTAGTATTGACTATTGAGCAAGGTATCATAGTGCTCTCGTGCACCAATACAacttaaaatatgaaaaatttaaaaaataaagactaaacATTGAGTTATTTCCTCTTGTCTTAGTTTTCCATTATGGATGAGTGATTTCTAACATGTTTCAataaatttctcttttctcataGAAAACATGGAAGCTGTTCATGAAAAAGCTTATTCCTCCATCATCCATTGACCAAATGAAAGAATTATATATTATGTGTTTCATTTTAGATGAAATGTTTTAGAATTAATTCTGATTATAAACTGCAAGTATTATCTCTGTGCAAATTACAAAACTAAACTTGGACATAGTAGCAGATATATACAAGATCATGGGAGGGGCAGAAGAAAAATACATTTCAGAGTGAGTAGGATGGAAAAAACTAGAGGGGATGAAATGCAATGTATGGAAGGCTTTGGAACTTACCAATTAGAAAGAATAATAAAGGTTAGTCAAGGTTCATCTTAAAAGATGTGACTTTCAAACTGGGTTGGCAAAGGGTACATTTTGACAAGGTTCTTTAGACATACCTAAAATAGATGTTTTTCTTCATAATGACCGAACAAGATCCCTATAGAAAGCTCTCACACACTATCTAAGTATTGtattgtttttatgttttactccctccggtcatTTTTACAAGAAAAACTTATACAAAatcacacaaattaaggaaactaatattttttataaaattaactactatgcttaatttcaatgatgtttttttcctttttacaagAACAATCATGCTAATTATCATCAATGTTGATCATACCTATTGGGTGCTTGCAATTTCCCTCCTTATTTTTATATTGGGAATAAGTCCCTTTGCATTGGTattgattatttgacttaattttataagagtgtttagtattttattttgttaagatGGTCATGAGGGAATTGTGCACATTCTCCGAAATTGGCACACACTTTTTTTGCTAATGTTAAAGGTCATCCGGGATTTAGGGAAAAAGATAACCATGTTTATAAGGACTTGGATTTTGACGGGGGAGAAACTAAACATGGTGTTTAGGTGGGTAGAGACTTTTATTTTTGTTGCTTTACATAAACAAGTACTGAGTTTCTTTTTTATATTActaattttatcttttatttactACGAAAAATAATCACCTTCAAATTTAATGTTCTCTCCGTTCTCAAACTAATTACCATAGGTTCTTTCATTAATTTAgatcaaattaaaataaatgggCAAGAAGAGGCATGCCATTTGAAGGCTCTTGGAATTATAAAACATAGTTTCTATAAAAGCTATATACattggcggatccaggaccccggtcaggagattcaaatttttcacatgaacacatcggtaaaaatataattaaaaacaactttaatatgtttatacatcagaaattatacaagtcatagttgtcCTCTAGGTGATTTTATATTATGAAATCGTTGAACAATTTACATTAACAGTAGCGATCATTTTCTCCCCTCAATCGAAAGAAAACTGAATAAAGTTAAATCTTACATAAAACTCGCAGAAATATATAAAAGCGACTTTCTcttattattttacttattaaTGAAAATAGCAGCCCAAATAagtaaaaacagaggaaaaagtATCCGTCACTTAAAATTTTGTATCTgcaaatatttatgtatatatgcacatgtatatgtatgtatgattcgttaatatttatgtatatatgcacATGCAAAATATCTTAGTTTAAATTGACCAACTGAGGTGAGAAATCTAAACTGAAAAACAccagaaaaatatattattctcaTTGAACGTTTCCAATTCAGTAAAGAtcagataaataaataatttgattGTCTTCAAGAATTAAGTAACTAACTCGAAacagaaaaattgaataaaggaagcataatttgagattgaaCTATTTTGCATACGATGATTCTGATTGCAGTTCTCACATCTCAGTTGTGTGAGACTTAGGGTAGCGAGAGAAAGAGGATGAGTGGCTGAGTGCGTGTGTATGCGAGAGAGTGAGAGGAATAAGTGATGGTAAGTCTTTagtgcaaataggtgcaaaacttaatctgctaatataatttaaaaatttcaaggggttcaaaaaatatattatatagggatgtaagtgaaaaaaaaatttgttcagagggttcagttgaaccccctcaCTTACAAGTAGATCCGCCCATGGCTATataactaataatttttttagtttgGACTTTTATATTAAGCCTACATAAAGTTATAATTAAGCTTAGAAAATGTTGTCAGCCTAACAAGGTTCGGACTTGTACAGAGTCCATCAATGGGTGTTTTACTTAATTTTAGGCAAACTGGGTCGACATGAGCCTATCACATTAGCATTACACGCTATTCTTTAAGGGGAAGCTCGTGACATAAAAATGAGAAACCTTTATATTTTCATCATGTTTGAAACTTTGAATCATTTGATATATTTCTCATTGTGAGAGAttagtttcttttccatcaTGTTTCTCATTTGATATGCTTCTCTCATTGTCACATGGTGTACTCTTTTGGTTGTCCCTTTCCTTTCCTTGTTGAGCTTTTCTTGTTGTCTCTTTGTTTCCATTGCTTTGTTTTAGAGTTTCATTTCATTTGGCCTCTGATTTTGTTATCCTATTGGTTTGGTTGCCACAAGTTCATTCTTATGTAGCACTTAGATGATATTTTTTAGTTGGTTCTAGTTTgtaaaacttaaaattaaaagaGTCATGAGAAGGGAAAAAGATAAATTTTCATTAAAGAAATTGCTTTAAAGAAGAGTGATATGAGTGTTGAGTGTCttaaagaaaattgaaaaaaaaaaaatagtaattcaTTGCTtgctttttctttcattttgttcattttttttttcttcatttcacTTTTTACATTTGTATTGATTATCTATTTTTgtacatttgtatatttttctattgctttttttttcttgtataGTTTGTGTTTAGGAATAAAACCTTGTACTTTATAGATACATTCTATTAGGTTTTTAGTTTtgttcatttttcttttcatctctTATTTAGGACTTTGCTTTCTTGCCTCATAATCTTCATGATGGCAGATACTAAGCATACACATGATATTTGTTCTTGCCTCATTCTATACACTTACTATACTATAATCAATGTATCATAAAGCTTCACATcacatcaaaaataaaattcaacacTCACATAGTTCCTATAAATGATAAATCAATTTAGGTTTCAAACTCAGCATAACGATTGAATATACAGTAGAAAATTACGATCAGACTATCAATGAGAATATGAACAAAAacaattttctttaatttttatttccgATCAATCCAActcaaacaaaattaaaataaaataaaaaccacATGTGACATTACTCCAAGTGAAACAAAACATTTGTTTTAGATTAAGGTTAAGATTAAGATAAGATATTGCATAGGTATAGGTAGAAGGAAAAGAGACATGTTGGAGTAAAAGGTTGCATATTTTTCATGTCTGGTTACAAGATCGGATCAAAACTGAGTAACGTGGTGAAACCATCAACTTGGAGTCTTAGAGATCCTTACTCACACCCACTACGGCCATGTACAGCGACGGCGAAACTCAAGATGCTTCCCTGAGGAAAATCC
This window harbors:
- the LOC130713917 gene encoding ethylene-responsive transcription factor ERF086-like, translating into MSTSKTSFKGSSYDPSQTQMCLSLLQRNTSPCGERRGKRKQAEPGRFLGVRRRPWGRYAAEIRDPSTKERHWLGTFDTAQEAALAYDRAALSMKGSQARTNFVYSDINFQPLIATTPMDDVRVQALLPASELLTHTTQRKQQITNQNSMSQLDNAHSEKKSNTICAETSYGSVQDENFFFSNDSNNSGYLECIVPDNCFRPTSSDQKISTISMESANQLNVGMASFSEEATKMPPRSSFSEFSYPSEGFWEDQHSWDWSSNELSAIFNNPLRVEDRCMDTLYEYQITDCPSYGLMNQIASSSATCSPSFPPFGGDVDLGYPLF